In the genome of Dermatophagoides farinae isolate YC_2012a chromosome 4, ASM2471394v1, whole genome shotgun sequence, the window GCATTGAATCTCaaccaatttcaatttatcaatgaCCACGGAAATCAAATCACGTTTGAATCATCGATACAAACACaggtatttttatttatatttttttctaatatttttaacttattgtaattgttgttgtttttttttctttttctttctcttttttttctaatatttACATGTTTTTTCCCCCTTTTTTTGTTAAGATATAGGGGTAAATAAagtttatttaaaaaaacaaacaggtatgtaattgaattgaaaatccaCGGTTACAACTAATccttttcaattatttagtATAATGCCATGTAGTCAAATCTCTCAATGCCGCTGATATGATTCGAATTGCCATATTAACATATTTTTGGGATTTGTAAACTCGGACATTGTGTTGAAAACATTTAGAACTTCGAGAACGGAACAATATATCTTTTCTATtggacaacaaaaattcataccATAAAATGTTGGATTTTGGATCAGCATAATACAATTTGTGCATTATCatgatattttgtttttaaaaataatttatacttcatttattattcatttaattttgcaataaaatttaaattcaatacaaataatgaaaaggAGGTCGAAAGGGTTAAAAAGGGGGAGAGTCAAAAATCAAAGTAGTGTACTATTCGATTTAGTAGTGTACTATTCGATTTGGTAGTGTACTATTCGATTTGGTAGTGTGCACTATTTTGGTAGTGTACTATCGATTTTGGTAGTGTACTATCGATTTTGGTAGTGTACTATCGATTTTGGTAGTGTACTATCGATTTTGGTAGTGTACTAGCTGATTTGGTAGTGTACTAGCTGATTTGGTAGTTTCGCCACTCCACTACGATTTAGTAGTGTACACACAaggctatttttttttgtgtgtcaTCACAAGACTTTTCTTCCTGGATGATGTGACGATTGCATACACATTGtgcatcaaaaaaaaatcgaatacgAACCAACAGCAGTATCGCCAACAACGACGCACTTTACCAATTCCTGGTGTGATTGTTCATAATCCATTCtcataaatgataatatctAATATTtcgtatatttttttctcccgcCAGTATAATTAAATGGTTATGCAACATCTGACCTTTTTTGTGGCTTCGtttgagatgatgatgataatgatgaaacaatgtCACGATGAAAGtgttatgatgaaaaaaaagatgaacaaattattatcgatgaacgatgatgatggtcggTCATAACCATAGAATGATTTGTCAAAATGTATATCATCACATGTACGCCAATGAAATTGCTAAATCGATAACTTTgtttattaataatcaatcgatactTGGTTGATagacacaaacaaaaacatagatcaacaacatcaacaaatccACGTTTAGTTGGATGATTATTACATAATAAAAACGATGTTTTGCACGATGCACGATGTATACATTACTTGTCAATCATTAAAAACACTGGACTATATTGAATGACAGTAAATCATTTAAACGAGTAtatggaatgaaaatttaaaaacgTAAAATCAACATACCATTGAATGagaacatttttattattatttagcaTATGAAACTATATGGCGTTTATTACgtcttgaatttttcatgcatgcttcatgtgtgtgtgtgtgtgtgctcaTTCATCATGGAATGTTTTGATTCATACACggcgtcaacaacaacatgacaGACATGGCAAGAATCGCCTGGCtaataacaaacaacaacaaacagacaaacaaagcGTTATCACCTATGGACGCCCATTGCTGCCAATTTTGTCATGGCTGTGTTGTGGTGTGGCCCTTGCATCCTTTTAtcttaaatgtttttttattcattcattcattcattattttctacATCCATATCGTTGGGTtcacgaatcatcatcatcatcattatcattatgtttGTTGACGTTTTACGacgtataataataaactatAGTTACGACAACATATAAGGAAAAAATGTATGTCCAATGAAACAATAACGACGCATATtctattcacacacacacacacacacacacacacaatcaatgTATATGGCGTGTTGATTGATGTAATATACATGTATATCATTCCTTTTGGCCATTTTCCAGCCGGCTGTTAGGATTGGGCGGTGCCGCACCCTACAactatttcttttttttttttggcaggCGCATTCAATGTTTCGATATCATATGTGAAATGGTGAATCaattgtgaaatgaaaaaaagtttcctAATCGGTTTTTCGTGGAAatttaaatatgaaaaagcGCGcgcaatttttattcaaattttttttttacaattttctaCCCCTAATAAACACAGATTATGATTACATTGGGTGTAATGAACTCTGATCATTATGGCTGTTGTTCGGTTGGCCATCATCTGTTTTTTATAAAGAGGTTCTGGCtaaaaacaatggaaaattaaaatcattttggatAAATTTTGGGCcacaattttattcatatggTAGCTAATATATACTAAGTATAATTTGATAAGtggaaaaattataaaaataaaaaaaatgtataaaatatttaaattataGTCATGAtacattatatattatattataataagaatattaacattttttcagaggaaaaaatatcaatttcactattttttttgcacctAAACCATTTGACAAAATGTTCATGACAAccatatcattatcatattgattattgaaatcGATATCGATGACAAGAATAACGGATACTTATCAATTGtgcctttttttctttattcataaCCTAATTCTAATCACATATATTTCGGGTAAAAAATAGCgtgtgaaaaagaaagaaggaaatgaaaaaacaaataatgcTTACAccgaattatcatcaaattattctATATTCCATgtttatgataatcattattattattgcgaATCAAAAATCTTTTCATACATATGGACAACATTTGGATAAGTTTATCGGTGAACAAACAATATGGGAATATCTACGCGATttatgtcaacaacaacaacaagaaagcGATAGTAATACGAATATTGTATTCTTtgtgatggaaaattttcaagtttttccACAAAAacttcataataatcattcaaatttcaattcatcatttgcatCATCGATGAACGATTggcgatcatcatcaagtttgATAAGTAATTTTTTCGATCTTCATCATTGTAGATATGAATTGTTtgacaataatcatgatacaaaaacaataatggcCGAGATGAAAATTCGAAATAAACATTCGAAATATAGTAAtgggttattattattcaatatgGTCACGTTGCTGGATCGATTAAATAggaattcatttgaaacgCTTTTGAAATCAATGGAGAAAATTTCTACCAATTGTATAAAttgttttccattgattggtattttttcacaatcaattcaaatagaTTTAACCACATGGTTTTCACAagatttattgaataaattaaatcgaaaattttgttgtacaTTAGTTAGCACTAGCACTAATTATGGCGACattcaacgacaacaagTAATCCATTTACGTCCATTGCTTGATGGTTGTCATCTATATGATGGTGTTTATTCACCACAAACTAAACTAGATTTTGATCGAATGAAAGCTCCATTTCATCAATGTAATTTaaacaaatcattgattaaaattgcCGTAAATAACGTAAATACATTCGAATAAATCGAAGGAAATCTACTATCTACTATTCTATGTCGCTTAAATTTCCACTGTAAACTGCAATTTTTACACTCTGCAAGTATAAAAAACTGTATTAACTTGGCATTTGATGCGGGGAAGCCGAGCTGGACATTCCTAATTATTTTCAGTACAAACATAACTATTTAGTATGAGCTACTcagtgtgtgttgtgtgtgtgtgtctgagcATGCggaaaaacttttgaatgcCGCTGAACAGTTCGCCCAGCTCAGAAGTAGAAGTCGCTTCCAAAGAAACGCATTCTGTGGTATGTAGCTTCGAcaaagctttttttcattgttctaGCTCAGCACACGTTGCTGCAGCTTTTGCATCCAATAGATGGTGCAGTAATTCAATAGAACATAGAAAGAGTTCgaatttttcgaattgattattgtgataATACATGTGTCACacgtgattttcattttgtgtgcctgtgtgagtgtgtatttgatgatgaaatcttgCCTGAAGACTGCATTTATTGGAATGATTTGttctgtgtttttgttttcatgatTTATTATCTACTCATCGCTTGGTAAGTTATTCCGGTTATTTAACCTGATTATACATAAAATACCTGAtagctttttttcatttaaaataaagaaaatggagCATTTACGATAATGCAGAAAGCCACAGCGGTCGACGATTCAATGTTGAGTGTCTTCATGCGATGAACCCACAAGGTTATCCTATAGGATCTATAGACACAAACTTGGATTAAACATTGGATCGATTATCATGTTCAGTCGCAATATTGAACCACAAAGTGGTTTGCTCAATGGCACGAGTCTATTCGATATATGGATGGCCAAAATTTTcatgacaacaaaattagCTAATCCAAAAGCCTATTCACAGGCCAGTCGATTTCGTAACCCGTCAAATGATATTGAATGGTCACAATTAAAATTGGTAGATTTTAGTACCATATTTTCTATTTGGATTTCCTGCATAACATTTTCGATCATAATTCTTGTCGTAGAGATCATCAACAGAGGCATAAAAAACAAGTGACATAGAATCCACAATAGTTGATAAAGagaatgaatgtaaaatcATTGGTGTGATGTGAAATGAAGGAATTTTTACGGAAACTATTCTATAATTTGTAGTCGGAATTTTTTCGAGGAATTGTTTTTAATGTTCGAATAAAATCGTGAGTGTTTActttaatcattcattcatttagcgcgattttgattatatccaaatatatattcatttgcTAATCATTCTTCTggaatttgattataaacTTAATGTTATCATAATGAAATCAACAGTTATCGGATTAAATCTTCGTACATTATCTAAAACGATTCGATTAATGGCCAAATATTCGGAAGAGATAAAAATCCTGGTCATAAATGATTGTCTTATATTACAATCGGTAAATTTCGACAGCACGTTATTCTGTCAGGTtacttttgaaaaaaattttttcacatcattccaaaatgatgatgattttgaatgtaAAGTTGATATCCGTTCCATTGGATTTGTATTCAGAGTTGTCTCTTTAGGTTTGTAAATTATTAATGTTGCAAGATTGAAATTTCATCACTGATTTTATTCCATAgataaaatgacaaatgtttgtaaaatcaaaatggataATTCAATGGATCATATCATTTTCCACATGGAATGTCCTAATCGTATTAGACGCAACTATCGGATACCGATCATGaagaataatgatcatcaacgtTGCCCGGTTCCTTTATCACAACAGCTATCAAATCCAACATTACGATGTAGTGCCTATactatgaatgaatcgattaaaCCTTTTCCATTATCTACTGATGAGATCATCATATGGACATTTCGTGATTATTTAGGTTTTAAAACATATTTTGAAACCAATTATGACGGGCCTATGACCGAATTTTGTGTTTCATCAACTTATTTTCGTATGATGGATTCAGTCTATAATTATACGAATGATATGTCCATTGcattaaatttaaaagaaCTTCGGTCGTTTTTAGATTTTGCAATGCATCGTAATCAAGTCATTTCGGCCTATTTACAATCCGATGGAAAACCGATTGAATTTATGTTTAAAAATTCTGATGGTTGCTCCGCTTCAATCATGATGGGCaccattgatttgaaaaacgACAGTCAACCAGCTATTCCACCCGCTTTTCGAATAACTCATCAAATAAcagatgattcatcatccgGTAGTGTTCTGCAAAATGTGAGCTTAGATTCACGTGCAATTTCTCATGaaattccaatgaatcattcatcaatgggAAAAGAATCAATTCACCATGATGTTTCAACTTTTATCGGTAATGTTACCAATTCATCACTCcctaatcaatcgattggtCAGCAACAATTATCGTTATTGGATCAACGTGAACAATCAATGGATACCGCCAGTGATCATCCTATAAGAGATGAATTTATCCCgcaaaatattgatcaaaatgatgatgataataacattgATATTTCTAAAGAAATTTATCAAGAGATAGAAAATTCTGATAATGAATTAACGTCATCACAatcacattttgtttttggtgatCAAAGTTTTGAACCATATGCTACTTTAGCACCATATTCCGAATATGAAGTAActgaatgatgacaattataattaaactattgtaattttgaaatttttttttttgttaaaatcaattttctcattcattttaataataatgaatcaaagatgtttgatggatttttttagattaaaataaatgttcatatatgattaatcaataacaattaatcgaataataatttgtcaatttaattaattcatcattccacatagaatacacacacaattttcaaaatacaaTTATAACACTGTTATATACGTGTTTGCGTGTTTGTGtgtctcaaaaaaaaaaaaaattaatgatctccattttaaaaatatcttcattcagaattcaaattcgaattttttttttaaatatatttacaattcattggaaaagaATGGTTTCCATTCGACATACATgtcattatataatatatatggtgtatgtgtgatataatatcattgaaaatgttaaaGCTTCATGTTCAGATGATGGCCGAAACAATGATGtgttataaatgaatgaaaaatttttgtttttgtttttttgtattgtataaatatataatgagATCttttatgtatgtgtgtatgtcaaaataataataataaaatgtgataaaatgaaatatacaacagatttttttcgtttttcattgtattttttttttaaagaaaaaagttaccatgatcaatatattaataagatgtttgtaaatgaaataataataatttttttcaaatatataaatcatgTTGTAGAATTGGTTTGAGCTGGAATTGCAGTGAGAGAATCAACAGGTATCTGAGTTTGTTGAAGaagataaagatgatgatgatgatgatgatgatgaggataatgacaaaataaaaaatgataataataaatattcaaaaatcgGAAACCGAtttgtataattttttttgttgttaaaattatcaaataaattattttcttgaaaatatTACATTTGGAATGTcaattatcatatatataattcaGTCATCTTCAACAAGATAAATAAGCAGCTGCATTTTATatgtttataaaaaaaagtcaataatttcgttgaaaaaaaattgcaggAAGTATGTTTGATACGTTGCCATCATCAggtatgatttgatttttttttcattaaaaaaatcacaaaaaattcaaatggatcccaaataataatagtaatcaCAACTTgacttcaattttttttccaaaagttaatattttttctatataagGCGATAAATGGCTCATTCTGGCAGTTGTAATTGGtgttgttgatcaacaaacacaacTAAACAAAAGTAGCGATTCCGGTTGGTGATTGAACATCATcacgttttttctttggaccTATGggattttttcgattatttatTCGATATTGTAATTAACATACACATTATGATTTTCATACCATATTCACCGATGAATGATCCATCTTCACCAAATTTCGAACTATCCGCTTCATAATCGGCCATTGAATCTTCATCGCTTTCAGGATTTAGACTactattcattgaatgacgGCTACCACCACGTggaaatgttgataatggttTATTGTATTCATTAAAACCGGCttcttcataatcatctttACCATGGGCAATCTCTTTTTCGTGTACAGAATATTTACCACCACGATTACGTTTAACAATACAAACAAGAACGACggcaacaataatcaatgcaATTGCACACATCATTGTTATAAACCAAGGTGCGAAATTGGAAATATGTCCAATTGGATCCATACCGTACATACCTGTAGCCATagaattgaaatcattatttgaaatcaataaatcaatcatatgATAGAAGATGCACTCACCATTTGGTATCACTTCTTTCAATTCACTTGGTGTTTCATATTTaccatcaacagcaacaattcTTACTTCATAAGTTTTATCCGGATCCAATCCACTAATGTAAACCACTGTTGAATCTTGATTTTCATCTCTTGGAGTgctgaaaaatgaattcgtTCCTATTGGTTcgagaacaacaaaaaaaaaaacaattttcaatcatttttttttatcaaaacaaataaatgtttCCAAAAACATTACCTTTTAATCGATATTGTACATAGAAATTATTGCCCGGTATTTTAGAGGAATTAGGATACCAAGTTATTTTAACATGATCAGTTCCATCATTAGCACGTACATGATCAATATCGAAAACCGGTCTATCCGGTTGTGCGGCTGCATCCTCTCCTTTTGTTTCCAATTCGATGAAGAATGGTTCGCCCATACCAACTTTGGTGGCAGCATGAATTGTAATACGATATTTCGTTCCGGGTAATAAATTACCAAGTTTAACACCTGTAatttttggatcatcaatCTGTGGAAATCTTTCCTGTTTTGGACCGAGTTCTGTGCCATCAACACTTTCATAGAATATACGATAACCggttatttttccattcggTTCATCCGGTGGTGACCAATACAAATATATAGCATTTGATCCCATTGAAATACCttcgaatgatgatacaGGACCGGGAACACCTTCGGGCGTATTGATAACAATCTCATTCGATGGATCACTCATATACATTGAATTATATACATAAATTCGTGCAATATTTCGTGAATTTGGTTTAAAAATCTGCACCAAACTTCTTGATACATTTGGCGGTATTTTGACTTCACGCATTAATTTGACATCTTCACCGACTGCatatgtttgaattttatagCCTTGAAAATGTCCACGTACAGAATCCGATGTGACAGGATCCCAGGCCAGTAATGCCGATTTATGATCACGTACTTCGATAACACGAAAATTTTCCGGTGATCGTAATGGTTTAGCTTCACTTGACCAACCAATCACTTCACCGGCTGCTGTATGTGCAGCACCACGACGGTTATGTGCTTCTACTTTGATACGATACGGTTTGAATATTGGTTGATTTTCGATTGTTAAATGATTCTGTTTCCAATCGGTTATTGTACGACTTTGCcatgaatcattttcaatatcatgTCGTTTCCATGATACTTTATAATAGAAACCTTCAGAATTATGATCGATTGGTGTCATTGGTGTCCAACGTATTACTAATGTTCCGGGTTGTTCACCTCGTCCAATAACATTATCCGGATTTTTATATGGAACATCTTCTTTGGTTGAACAAAATCCATATGGTATACTTGGTTCACTTGGaccgattttatttttagcaATCACTCTGAATGTAAAATTTGCCCATGGACTCATGGCTACCTTGAATTTTGTATCCGGTGCTGGTACATTTGTAAATGCATTAAGCCAATTATCCGGATGAAATGATGTATTATATTGGATATCATATGAAAGGACTGGAGCTCGATTATCACCTGTAGGTATCCATTCCACCATAGCGGTTAGGTCATCACATTCGACGCTAATAATTTTTGGTGAATTAGGCACATCTTGTACAGTTAATGTAGCGGAAGCATTCACAGAATCAAGCTCGGTACTTGCAATACAAGTATAAACACCGGAATCTAATTCTTTTGTTGTCGTAATAGTCAATGAATTATCTGTTGACTGAACGATTCTTGGATCATGTGCAGTATCGATTGGACGTTCATTGAATGCCCATGATATTTTCAGGTCTAAACTTGGATCAGCCTCAGCACTACAACGAAATACGGCTGTTTTTTTCGCAGCTACTTCATAATTTTCAGGTgcatgaataatttttgttttgccttTAACTTTCAATTCACCCGATGCAAATCTGGTGccaaatttatttgttgcAATACATTTATATTTTCCTTGATCGGTTACACGTACATCATGTATTCGAAGATCACCATTATCCAGTACTTCATAATTGGCACCATTCAATGATGTATCATCTTTTTCCCATTTTACTTCAGGTTTTGGAGCACCAAATACACGACATTTAAGTATAACATTTGATGTAACAACAGCACGTGTTTCTTTTTCCGGTGGATCGACAATTTCCGGTGGTAATTTCAATACATTCAGATAGAAATCTCTGAATGCATAACCATTAACATTGGATGCATTACATTGATAAACGGCAGTGTCAAGTATTTCTTGTACATTAGTTATGGTCAATTCATTACCATTCACACGTACACGATCATTTGGCACTAATTGTTCACCATTTTTAAACCATTGTAATTTTGGTTCCGGTACACCGGCAGCAACACAACGGAATGTAACCGTTTCCGTATCGGCAGCATTCGTATTATTTGGTGCTTCTATCCAATATGGAATCGATTTGACAACAACTTCCATAGCATGTGTTTGTATGGAACCAACACCATTGGATGCTGTACATTCATAGATAccttcatcattgaattctaCTTTTGGAAATGTTAATGTTTTGCCATAATTTGTTTTCGTAACACCTTCTCGAATACGGCCATTTCGTTTGTACCAAGTTACCTCCGGTATCGGTGTACCACCAAATACACAATATAAATCTAGCCGTTTTCCTTTCAATGCCGGTACATTTGGTGGTGATACATATTGACGGGTTGGTGGATAACTTGTTTGACCTGTTGTACCGGATGGTTCAACCACTAATCGTGTACGACGACCAATACGATATGTTGTtttaaatgttgatgttgcaCTACAAGCATAAACAGCATCGGTCAATGTATCTTTCTGTgttacatttgaaaaatgtagATTTCCTTCTGGATCAACAGAAAGACGTGATGAATTAATACCGTTGATTAATGCACCGGAATCGGATTGTATAATCCAAAATACTTGTGGTTTTGGATAACCGGTAGGTGGATGGCATGGTATTGTATATGGTTCACCTTCTGTTGCATGTACAACAGATATTTCATtacttgaaaatgaattcaattcagcTTTTTTTAGATAAACAGCATTTGACACTGAACGGCCATGTTTATTTTCGGCAAAACATTGATAAAGACCTTCATCTATCGCTTGTGGTTTTGTAAATACCAATGAACCACGTCTTGGTTGTTGCGTAATGCGTTTATCATATGCAACATAACTGAATTCaataccattttttttccatgaatATGTTGGTTCAGGATTTCCTTTAGCTTCACATTCCAATACGAATGGTCGTTCAGCTTGTTCAGCATCTGAACCTTGAAATacttcaaataatttttcatgcGGTGGTTGTTTAATCATTGTTGGTGGTGATTGTAGAGCATCCACTTTGACTATTAATATCGTTGCTGgccaaatcattattatgatggccattaagttcttcatcatcatgatgtctgattttcttcttctttttcttcctctttggttatttatatttttatcatcgttattattattgttatcatcgTTTTCCATTGTGAATGGATTATTTGATCtgtaatgaaacaaaaaacaacggTTAGATTTTATCTGTCAAttcataaatttatttttaaacaataaatttttatgatattttcaacggaaaaaaactaattcCGAAAAATGtgtaaatgtgaaaaatgaaGATCATAAAAcctgtgaatgaatttccatgaaaattttcataaaaacaACTGTTAAAGTTTATgaccacatcatcattctcatcatcgaAAGACTTGTCTGAATCATATACAAAACAAAGTAATAAACAGTatgagaagaaaaatctcaaaaaaactggatcaataatatttatgatgatgaaaaggcAAGAAAAACGACTGATCCATTCTGAAGGGAAAAATGTGTGCAAATATGTATGGCCATAAAGAATGGTTCGGTTGGAACCAAACATCCATgtacatttatatttatggtaaaaaaatatcctcgtgatgatgatgatgatgataatgacggtCCTTTCCAGCGAAAGAAATTATAAACAACATTTACAAGGTAACATTAAAAATAgcaaaagaaattgaagatCACCAACCACAACCATAGACCAACAacataatttgttgttgttcatgaatgataataataatttctttcacagaaaaaaaattcaaaattttcaaacgaaaaaaaaaattgttaagaTATCAATTCATATAGAGAGACAAACACATATTTTGTATATGAAATCacatcaatgattatcattcaatataattCAAATAGCCATTGACAATGATAAACACACTgtaaatgagagaaaaacaaaatgattctcaataacaacgacaacaaataaGACAAAGATCAAGACTTGTTATATTTACCTGACATAAACACAACGC includes:
- the Nrg gene encoding neuroglian isoform X3, which produces MKIKRSNNPFTMENDDNNNNNDDKNINNQRGRKRRRKSDIMMMKNLMAIIIMIWPATILIVKVDALQSPPTMIKQPPHEKLFEVFQGSDAEQAERPFVLECEAKGNPEPTYSWKKNGIEFSYVAYDKRITQQPRRGSLVFTKPQAIDEGLYQCFAENKHGRSVSNAVYLKKAELNSFSSNEISVVHATEGEPYTIPCHPPTGYPKPQVFWIIQSDSGALINGINSSRLSVDPEGNLHFSNVTQKDTLTDAVYACSATSTFKTTYRIGRRTRLVVEPSGTTGQTSYPPTRQYVSPPNVPALKGKRLDLYCVFGGTPIPEVTWYKRNGRIREGVTKTNYGKTLTFPKVEFNDEGIYECTASNGVGSIQTHAMEVVVKSIPYWIEAPNNTNAADTETVTFRCVAAGVPEPKLQWFKNGEQLVPNDRVRVNGNELTITNVQEILDTAVYQCNASNVNGYAFRDFYLNVLKLPPEIVDPPEKETRAVVTSNVILKCRVFGAPKPEVKWEKDDTSLNGANYEVLDNGDLRIHDVRVTDQGKYKCIATNKFGTRFASGELKVKGKTKIIHAPENYEVAAKKTAVFRCSAEADPSLDLKISWAFNERPIDTAHDPRIVQSTDNSLTITTTKELDSGVYTCIASTELDSVNASATLTVQDVPNSPKIISVECDDLTAMVEWIPTGDNRAPVLSYDIQYNTSFHPDNWLNAFTNVPAPDTKFKVAMSPWANFTFRVIAKNKIGPSEPSIPYGFCSTKEDVPYKNPDNVIGRGEQPGTLVIRWTPMTPIDHNSEGFYYKVSWKRHDIENDSWQSRTITDWKQNHLTIENQPIFKPYRIKVEAHNRRGAAHTAAGEVIGWSSEAKPLRSPENFRVIEVRDHKSALLAWDPVTSDSVRGHFQGYKIQTYAVGEDVKLMREVKIPPNVSRSLVQIFKPNSRNIARIYVYNSMYMSDPSNEIVINTPEGVPGPVSSFEGISMGSNAIYLYWSPPDEPNGKITGYRIFYESVDGTELGPKQERFPQIDDPKITGVKLGNLLPGTKYRITIHAATKVGMGEPFFIELETKGEDAAAQPDRPVFDIDHVRANDGTDHVKITWYPNSSKIPGNNFYVQYRLKGTNSFFSTPRDENQDSTVVYISGLDPDKTYEVRIVAVDGKYETPSELKEVIPNGMYGMDPIGHISNFAPWFITMMCAIALIIVAVVLVCIVKRNRGGKYSVHEKEIAHGKDDYEEAGFNEYNKPLSTFPRGGSRHSMNSSLNPESDEDSMADYEADSSKFGEDGSFIGEYGPKKKRDDVQSPTGIATFV
- the Nrg gene encoding neuroglian isoform X1 — encoded protein: MKIKRSNNPFTMENDDNNNNNDDKNINNQRGRKRRRKSDIMMMKNLMAIIIMIWPATILIVKVDALQSPPTMIKQPPHEKLFEVFQGSDAEQAERPFVLECEAKGNPEPTYSWKKNGIEFSYVAYDKRITQQPRRGSLVFTKPQAIDEGLYQCFAENKHGRSVSNAVYLKKAELNSFSSNEISVVHATEGEPYTIPCHPPTGYPKPQVFWIIQSDSGALINGINSSRLSVDPEGNLHFSNVTQKDTLTDAVYACSATSTFKTTYRIGRRTRLVVEPSGTTGQTSYPPTRQYVSPPNVPALKGKRLDLYCVFGGTPIPEVTWYKRNGRIREGVTKTNYGKTLTFPKVEFNDEGIYECTASNGVGSIQTHAMEVVVKSIPYWIEAPNNTNAADTETVTFRCVAAGVPEPKLQWFKNGEQLVPNDRVRVNGNELTITNVQEILDTAVYQCNASNVNGYAFRDFYLNVLKLPPEIVDPPEKETRAVVTSNVILKCRVFGAPKPEVKWEKDDTSLNGANYEVLDNGDLRIHDVRVTDQGKYKCIATNKFGTRFASGELKVKGKTKIIHAPENYEVAAKKTAVFRCSAEADPSLDLKISWAFNERPIDTAHDPRIVQSTDNSLTITTTKELDSGVYTCIASTELDSVNASATLTVQDVPNSPKIISVECDDLTAMVEWIPTGDNRAPVLSYDIQYNTSFHPDNWLNAFTNVPAPDTKFKVAMSPWANFTFRVIAKNKIGPSEPSIPYGFCSTKEDVPYKNPDNVIGRGEQPGTLVIRWTPMTPIDHNSEGFYYKVSWKRHDIENDSWQSRTITDWKQNHLTIENQPIFKPYRIKVEAHNRRGAAHTAAGEVIGWSSEAKPLRSPENFRVIEVRDHKSALLAWDPVTSDSVRGHFQGYKIQTYAVGEDVKLMREVKIPPNVSRSLVQIFKPNSRNIARIYVYNSMYMSDPSNEIVINTPEGVPGPVSSFEGISMGSNAIYLYWSPPDEPNGKITGYRIFYESVDGTELGPKQERFPQIDDPKITGVKLGNLLPGTKYRITIHAATKVGMGEPFFIELETKGEDAAAQPDRPVFDIDHVRANDGTDHVKITWYPNSSKIPGNNFYVQYRLKGTNSFFSTPRDENQDSTVVYISGLDPDKTYEVRIVAVDGKYETPSELKEVIPNGECIFYHMIDLLISNNDFNSMATGMYGMDPIGHISNFAPWFITMMCAIALIIVAVVLVCIVKRNRGGKYSVHEKEIAHGKDDYEEAGFNEYNKPLSTFPRGGSRHSMNSSLNPESDEDSMADYEADSSKFGEDGSFIGEYGPKKKRDDVQSPTGIATFV